CGTCCAGTAGCTCACCGCGATGAGGGCGATCTCGAACCAGATGCGGGGGCGGCGAGGGGAGCGCAGCCTTTGCAGCGGACTGAGTCTCGTGCGGGTATGAGTGGGTTCCGCCGGGACTTCGGTGACGTCCTGCGTGGTGGCGTCCTGCCGGCTGTCTTCTTCGGTCCTCGTGGTCGGTACCCCCATAAGGCGACAGTCTGCCAGACGGGGGGACCCGACCGATCATCCTGCGGTCGGGTCTTGGGCCGATTGCCTCGTCCCTACGTCTGATCTGCCCCAATACCTAGGTCCCACGCTTGCCGCGGGAGGCGGTGGAGCCCCGTACGACGAGTTCGGGAAGGAAGACGAATTCGCTGTGGGGAGCCGGGGTGCCCCCGATTTCCTCCAGCAGCGCGCGCACGGCCGCCTGGCCCATGGCGGTCACCGGCTGACGGATCGTGGTGAGGGGCGGATCGGTGAAGGCGATGAGCGGGGAGTCGTCGAAGCCGATCACCGACACCTCGCCGGGTACGGTCAGGCCACGTTGCCTGGCTGCGCGGATGGCGCCCAGCGCCATCATGTCGCTGGCGCACACAACGGCCGTGCAGCCCCGCTCCAACAGCGTCAGCGCGGCGGCCTGACCGCCCTCCAAGGTGAAGAGGGAGTGCTCGATCAGCTCGCCGGGGTCGGCGCCCTCGAACTGCTCGCGCATCGTCTGCGTGAAGCCCTCGATCTTGCGCTGTACGGGCACGAACCGTTCGGGGCCCAGCGCCAGGCCGATGCGCTCGTGCCCGAGCGAGACCAGGTGGGTTACCGCCAGTCGCATGGCCGCCCGGTCGTCGGGGGAGACGAAAGGGGCACGCACCCCGGGGGAGAAGCCGTTGATGAGGACGAACGGCACGCCCCGGGCGTGCAGGCGTTCATAGCGTCCGACGTCCGCCGTGGTGTCGGCGTGCAGCCCGGAGACGAAGATGATCCCGGCGACACCCCGGTCCACCAGCATCTCGGTCAGCTCGTCCTCGGTGGAGCCGCCGGGGGTCTGGGTGGCGAGGACCGGGGTGTATCCCTGCCGGGTGAGGCCCTGCGCGATCACCTGCGCGAAGGCGGGGAATATCGGGTTCTCCAACTCCGGGATGATCAGCCCGACCAGGCCCTCACTGCGGCGGCGCAGCTTGACGGGACGCTCGTACCCGAGCACGTCGAGTGCGGCGAGTACGGATTCGCGGGTGGCCGCAGCGACGCCAGGCTTGCCGTTGAGGACCCGGCTGACCGTGGCTTCGCTGACCCCCGCCTGTGCTGCGATGTCAGCTAGCCGTGCGGTCACGGGACTGGACCTTACCGGCAGTGCATCACGCTGCCCACCATGTGCAGGAATTCGCCGGAATCAGCCTGCCGCCGGGCGCCTCCGCCGCATCCGGTGCTGGTGCCGTATTCGGTGCTTCGTCCGGGCTCCCCGGAGCGTCCGGTGCTGCTGCTTCGTCCGTGGCTCCCGGCGTCGAGGACAGCAGCAGCCGGCCGGGCACCGTCATCTCCACCGCGCTGTCACGGGTGTTGACCACGCACATCAGCCCCGGCCTCGACAGCGCCAGCACGCCCTCGGGCGCCGCCAGCCACTCCATCGCACTGTCGCCCAGGCCCGGCAGGCGCCGGCGCAGCCGCAGCGCCGTGCGGTACAGCTCCAGAGTCGAGTCCGGGTCGCCGGTCTGGGCCCGTACGGACAGCCCGCGCCACTCGGCGGGTTGCGGCAGCCAGCTGTCACCCGGTCCGAAGCCCCAGGAGGGGCCCTCGGTGCTCCAGGGGAGCGGCACCCGGCAGCCGTCCCGTAGCCCGTCCTGGCCCGCCTGGTCCCCGGTGGCACGGAAGAACGCGGGGTCCTGGCGCACCTCGTCGGGCAGCGCGGTCACCTCGGGCAGGCCCAGCTCCTCGCCCTGGTAGAGGTAGACGGAGCCGGGCAGGGCGAGCATCAGCAGCGCGGCGGCGCGGGCGCGCGCCAGGCTGCCGAGGCGGGTGCGGTGGCGTACGACGTCGTGGTTGGAGAGCACCCAGGTCGTCGGGGCACCGACGCGGGTGGTCGCGGCCATGGACTCCTCGATCACCTCGCGCAGCTCGCGCGCGTCCCAGCCGGCGCGCAGGAACTGGAAGTTGAACGCCTGGTGCAGCTCGTCGGGGCGTACGTACAGTGCCAGGCGTTCGGAGGTGGGGGCCCACGCCTCGGCGACGCCGATGCGGTCGGGGCCGTAGGACTCCAGCAGCCGGCGCCAGGAGCGGTGGATCTCGTGCACGCCGTCCTGGTCGAAGAACGGCAGCTGCTGTGCGCCGATCATGCGGGCCTGCTCCTTGCGGCCGATGTCGGGCAGCCCGGGTGCCTTGACCATGCCGTGTGCCACGTCGATACGGAAGCCGTCCACGCCCAGGTCGAGCCAGAAGCGGATGACGGCGTCGAACTCCGCGTGGACCTGCGGGTTCTCCCAGTCCAGGTCGGGCTGTTCGGGGGCGAAGAGGTGGAGGTACCACAGCCCTTCGTCTCCAGGCAGGCGGCTCCAGGCGGGTCCGCCGAAGACGGACTCCCAGTCGTTCGGCGGCAGTTGGTGACCCTCGCCCCGGCCGTGCCGGACGTGGTAGCGGGCGCGGGCCTCCTCGTCGCCGGCGAGCGCGGCGCGGAACCAGGCGTGCTGGTCGGAGGTGTGGTTGGGCACGATGTCGACGATGACGCGCAGGCCCAGGTCGTGGGCCTCGGTGATGAAGCCCTCGGCGTCGGACAGGTCGCCGAAGCGGGGGTCGACGGCGCGGTAGTCGGAGACGTCGTAGCCCCCGTCGGCCTGCGGGGAGGCGTAGAACGGCGTGAGCCACACCGCGTCCACGCCGAGCCCCGCCAGGTAGGGCAGCCGCTGCCGGGCGCCGGGCAGGTCGCCGACGCCGTCCCCGTCGCTGTCGGCGAACGAGCGGACGTACACCTGGTAGATGACGGCGTCGCGCCACCAGCCGAGGGACGGCGTGTCCGGGGAGGGCCGGCCGGCGGGTGCGGGTGCGGGCGTGGGCGTGGAGGTCGGCGCGGGCGTGGGGGCGGGCGTGGGAAGAGAGCTGACGGCGTGCTGGGTCATGCGGGTTTCCCTCTCGGGCGGGACCCGGTGCGGGTCGGGGAATCACGGCGGGCACGGTCCAGGGCTCAACGGGGAGCCCGACTCCCGGGTTACTCGGCTTCCGGAAGCCGCCCGCGTATCTTGCAGAAATTTACCGCAAGACCTTTCGGAGATGTGGCAGCGCTGTTACGTTCCTGCGCAGCCGGGCGCCGTTCAGGGCGGTGCGGGCTCTCACCCTGCGGAGGGATCGACATGCGGCGTGGCATAGGCGCCACCGCGCTGGTAGCGGCACTGGCTCTTGCGGCAACGGCTTGCGGTGGCTCGGACGGAGACGACAACGGCTCCAGCGGCAAGATCGAAGGCACCGTCACCTTCTGGGACACCTCGAACGACGGCGAGAAGGCCACGTACCAGAAGATCGCCGAGGACTTCGAGAAGAAGCACCCCAAGGTCGATGTGAAGTACGTGCACGTCAACTTCGGCGACGCCAACCAGAAGTTCAAGAACGCCGCCGGCGGCAACTCCGGTGCCCCCGACGTGATGCGCACCGAGGTCGCCTGGGTCGCGGACTTCGCCCGCCTGGGCTACCTCGCTCCGCTGGATGGCACGCCGGCGCTGGACCAGGAGTCCGACTACCTCAAGACGGCGGCGGGCTCCACCCGCTACAAGGGCAAGACCTACGCGGTGCCGCAGGTCACCGACACCCTCGGCCTCTTCTACAACAAGCGGCTGCTGAAGAAGGCGGGCGTCAAGGTTCCCACGTCCTTCGCGGGGTTGAAGAAGGACGCCAGGAAGATCAAGGACAAGACCGGGGCCACCGCGCTCTACCTGCGCGGTGACGATCCGTACTGGTTCCTTCCTTACCTGTACGGCGAGGGGGGCGACCTGCTCGATGCCAAGGCGAAGAAGGTCACCGTCGACCAGAAGCCGGGCGTCAAGGCGTTCGCCACCATGAAGGACCTTGTCGACTCCAAGGCGGCCGTCACGGATTCCAGTGACGGCCAGGAGAACGGCATCAAGGCATTCCAGGAGGGCAAGGTCGCGATGATCATCGACGGCCCCTGGGACATCGCGCTCGCCCGTGAGGGCGAGGAGTTCAAGGGCGGGAAGAAGGACAATCTCGGCGTCGCGCCTGTGCCTGCCGGCAGTAAGGCGCAGGGGTCTCCGCAGGGTGGCTGGAACCTCTCCGTCTACGCCGGGACCAAGCGGATGCGTGCGGCGCAGGAATTCGCGAAGTACATGAGCAGTGCCTCGGTGCAGGCCCGCACCACGGAGTCGCTTTCGTTGTTGCCCACGCGGAAGTCTGTTTATGAGCGGTCCGCTGTTCGGGACAACGAGATGGTGGAGTTCTTCCGGCCCGCCGTGAAGAAGGCTGTGCAGCGGCCTTGGATTGCCGAGGGCAACTCGTTGTTCGAGCCTATTCGGGTGGGGGTTGACGGGGTGTTGGCCGGGGGTAAGTCGCCTTCTGCGGCGGCGGGCAAGACGGGGGATGAGTTCCGCAAGCTCTTGAAGGGTTACAAGTAAGGGCGGGGCTCCGCCCCTTGGGCCCCGTTCTTGGGGCTTCGCCCCTTGGGTCCTCGCCGTTGTTGGGGGCTTCGCCCAAACCCCCTTGGCCTCGCCGGCCGGGCGGCGGGGCGGCTCCGCCCCCCACCTGCCCCCCGCTACGGGGGCTCCGCCCCTCTAGCGGGGGGCCGTTGGGTGGGGGCCCCGGACGGAGTCTGGGGGAGGAGCCGCCCCAACGCCCGGCCGGCGAGGCCATCGGTCAGAGGGCGAAGCCCTCAAAAGGGGGTCAGGGGGCGAAGCCCTCACGGGAAATGAAAGGCTACATATGAAGCGGATCATCGCCCTGTCGGCGAGACACTGGTACGCGTGGACCATGGTGGCGCCCGTCGCCATAGTCATCGGCCTCATCATCGGATACCCCCTCGGCCGCGGTGTCTATCTGTCGCTGACCGACGCCGACGAGGCCAACGTCGAGCGGACGATCGGCGTCAACCATATTCCGGCGACCTATGAATTCACCGGGATTGACAATTACAAGCGCATCTTGTCCGACAGTGTCTTCTGGGATCGGTTGGGCTGGACCGCGTTGTGGACGGTCGGGTGTGTGAGCCTGACCTTCCTGCTGGGGCTCGCGCTTGCGAACATGCTCAACCGGAAGGTGAAGGGGCGTGCCTTCTATCGGGTTGGGATGATCGTTCCCTGGGGGATTCCCGCCTTTGTGTCGGTCTTCGCCTGGAAGATGCTCTTCAATGAGAAGAACGGGCTGCTCAACAAGGTCCTGGACGGTGGCGGCATCGAAGGGGTGCCGTGGCTGGGGGATCCGGTGTGGGCGAAGGTCGCCGTTGTCGCGGTGAACGTCTGGCTCGGTGTGCCCTTCATGATCGTTGCCATGCTGGGCGCGCTCCAGTCCATACCCGGCGAGCTGTACGAGGCGGCGGAGATGGACGGCGCGGGGCCCTGGCAGCGCTTCCGCAACATCACGCTGCCGGGCGTGCGCACGGTCAGCAGCACCGTGGTGCTGCTCAGCACCATCTGGACGTTCAACATGTTCCCGGTGATCTTCCTGCTCACCAAGGGCGGCCCCGAGGACTCCACGGAGATCCTGGTGACGTACGCGTTCCGGCTCTCCTTCGTCAACAGCCCGCGCGACTTCGCCACTTCGGCGGCCTGGGGCGTGCTGATCTTGCTGCTGCTCTCGCTGTTCACGGTCGTCTACCGGCGGGCGC
This sequence is a window from Streptomyces sp. NBC_01775. Protein-coding genes within it:
- a CDS encoding glycoside hydrolase family 13 protein; its protein translation is MTQHAVSSLPTPAPTPAPTSTPTPAPAPAGRPSPDTPSLGWWRDAVIYQVYVRSFADSDGDGVGDLPGARQRLPYLAGLGVDAVWLTPFYASPQADGGYDVSDYRAVDPRFGDLSDAEGFITEAHDLGLRVIVDIVPNHTSDQHAWFRAALAGDEEARARYHVRHGRGEGHQLPPNDWESVFGGPAWSRLPGDEGLWYLHLFAPEQPDLDWENPQVHAEFDAVIRFWLDLGVDGFRIDVAHGMVKAPGLPDIGRKEQARMIGAQQLPFFDQDGVHEIHRSWRRLLESYGPDRIGVAEAWAPTSERLALYVRPDELHQAFNFQFLRAGWDARELREVIEESMAATTRVGAPTTWVLSNHDVVRHRTRLGSLARARAAALLMLALPGSVYLYQGEELGLPEVTALPDEVRQDPAFFRATGDQAGQDGLRDGCRVPLPWSTEGPSWGFGPGDSWLPQPAEWRGLSVRAQTGDPDSTLELYRTALRLRRRLPGLGDSAMEWLAAPEGVLALSRPGLMCVVNTRDSAVEMTVPGRLLLSSTPGATDEAAAPDAPGSPDEAPNTAPAPDAAEAPGGRLIPANSCTWWAA
- a CDS encoding extracellular solute-binding protein, which gives rise to MRRGIGATALVAALALAATACGGSDGDDNGSSGKIEGTVTFWDTSNDGEKATYQKIAEDFEKKHPKVDVKYVHVNFGDANQKFKNAAGGNSGAPDVMRTEVAWVADFARLGYLAPLDGTPALDQESDYLKTAAGSTRYKGKTYAVPQVTDTLGLFYNKRLLKKAGVKVPTSFAGLKKDARKIKDKTGATALYLRGDDPYWFLPYLYGEGGDLLDAKAKKVTVDQKPGVKAFATMKDLVDSKAAVTDSSDGQENGIKAFQEGKVAMIIDGPWDIALAREGEEFKGGKKDNLGVAPVPAGSKAQGSPQGGWNLSVYAGTKRMRAAQEFAKYMSSASVQARTTESLSLLPTRKSVYERSAVRDNEMVEFFRPAVKKAVQRPWIAEGNSLFEPIRVGVDGVLAGGKSPSAAAGKTGDEFRKLLKGYK
- a CDS encoding LacI family DNA-binding transcriptional regulator gives rise to the protein MTARLADIAAQAGVSEATVSRVLNGKPGVAAATRESVLAALDVLGYERPVKLRRRSEGLVGLIIPELENPIFPAFAQVIAQGLTRQGYTPVLATQTPGGSTEDELTEMLVDRGVAGIIFVSGLHADTTADVGRYERLHARGVPFVLINGFSPGVRAPFVSPDDRAAMRLAVTHLVSLGHERIGLALGPERFVPVQRKIEGFTQTMREQFEGADPGELIEHSLFTLEGGQAAALTLLERGCTAVVCASDMMALGAIRAARQRGLTVPGEVSVIGFDDSPLIAFTDPPLTTIRQPVTAMGQAAVRALLEEIGGTPAPHSEFVFLPELVVRGSTASRGKRGT
- a CDS encoding carbohydrate ABC transporter permease; its protein translation is MKRIIALSARHWYAWTMVAPVAIVIGLIIGYPLGRGVYLSLTDADEANVERTIGVNHIPATYEFTGIDNYKRILSDSVFWDRLGWTALWTVGCVSLTFLLGLALANMLNRKVKGRAFYRVGMIVPWGIPAFVSVFAWKMLFNEKNGLLNKVLDGGGIEGVPWLGDPVWAKVAVVAVNVWLGVPFMIVAMLGALQSIPGELYEAAEMDGAGPWQRFRNITLPGVRTVSSTVVLLSTIWTFNMFPVIFLLTKGGPEDSTEILVTYAFRLSFVNSPRDFATSAAWGVLILLLLSLFTVVYRRALRRQGEVW